In Roseovarius sp. THAF9, the following proteins share a genomic window:
- a CDS encoding DUF1403 family protein has protein sequence MTYQSIAISDDLSTLPQLPGWVTSVRAETLETVAFRSGAALTVLDQLIGDERYGVPVKLLANRLALSAATVTSKLEGRLAREADIRDAYHLTLPGEARGPDGELLAFWREGVRLRGGRTGEIADFVGAEFAGEVGVWLDVGLERARTHGPLAGCVAVLRAVLETDDRAERVACLLSDIVLARALNWTVVLPVSAQRLTKTVLRDLAAGEQGAELALQIRILETIEETVRLARDLARRAEALRSVAPKLRAKGSSAAVDLFLTEDAVAPASILSPRIRGTNIPMTDRAARRLCDRLVELGVARELTGRPTFRLYGIAP, from the coding sequence ATGACATATCAGTCCATTGCCATCTCGGACGACCTCAGCACCCTACCGCAGCTGCCCGGCTGGGTCACCTCCGTTCGTGCCGAAACCCTTGAAACTGTGGCCTTTCGGTCTGGGGCGGCGCTCACGGTGCTCGATCAACTGATCGGCGATGAGCGGTATGGCGTGCCGGTGAAATTGCTTGCCAATCGACTGGCGCTGAGCGCGGCAACCGTTACCTCGAAACTAGAAGGGCGGCTGGCGCGGGAGGCGGATATCCGGGATGCCTACCACCTGACACTGCCGGGCGAAGCGCGGGGGCCGGATGGCGAGCTTCTGGCGTTCTGGCGCGAAGGCGTCCGGCTTCGCGGAGGCCGGACAGGCGAGATCGCCGACTTCGTTGGTGCGGAGTTCGCTGGCGAGGTGGGCGTCTGGCTTGACGTGGGATTGGAACGCGCCCGGACGCATGGGCCGTTGGCGGGTTGCGTCGCCGTCCTGCGCGCCGTGCTCGAGACCGACGACCGGGCGGAGCGGGTCGCGTGTCTGCTCTCGGACATCGTCCTGGCACGTGCGCTGAACTGGACGGTGGTTCTGCCGGTTTCGGCGCAGCGTCTCACCAAGACCGTGCTGCGCGATCTGGCGGCGGGTGAGCAGGGGGCCGAGCTGGCGCTTCAGATCCGGATCCTCGAGACCATCGAGGAGACGGTTCGACTGGCGCGGGATCTTGCCCGCCGCGCCGAGGCCCTTCGGTCCGTGGCGCCGAAACTGCGAGCAAAAGGATCAAGCGCGGCCGTCGATCTGTTCCTGACCGAAGATGCGGTAGCCCCGGCGTCGATACTGTCGCCGCGCATCCGAGGAACCAACATTCCGATGACCGACCGGGCCGCGCGGCGGCTTTGCGACCGGCTGGTCGAGCTGGGCGTGGCGCGGGAACTGACCGGGCGACCGACGTTCCGGCTCTACGGGATTGCGCCATGA
- a CDS encoding SMC-Scp complex subunit ScpB — MTTATRKRKPAAEEGAVFDRELDDLPQELRWREWMGRVEAVLFASASPVGREDLARVVGQGASVEMLIDDIQAELTGRPYELAQVPGGWMFRTKTQFADAIKAAADLGDQSLAFTEMEMGVLCAIAYHQPIDRAGLADIFGKEVSRDLLARLRYKDLIASGPRSPRPGAPHTFVTTETFLVTFDLQSLRDLPELELQRNEG; from the coding sequence ATGACGACCGCGACCCGAAAACGGAAACCGGCGGCGGAGGAGGGCGCCGTCTTTGACCGGGAGCTCGACGACCTGCCGCAGGAGCTGCGCTGGCGCGAATGGATGGGCCGGGTCGAAGCGGTGCTCTTCGCCAGTGCCTCGCCGGTCGGTCGCGAGGACCTGGCCCGCGTGGTGGGGCAGGGGGCTTCGGTCGAGATGCTGATCGACGACATCCAGGCCGAACTCACCGGCCGTCCCTACGAGCTGGCGCAGGTACCGGGTGGATGGATGTTCCGGACCAAGACGCAGTTCGCGGACGCGATCAAGGCCGCCGCCGACCTTGGGGACCAGTCCCTCGCCTTCACGGAGATGGAAATGGGCGTGCTCTGCGCCATCGCCTATCATCAGCCAATCGACCGGGCGGGGCTGGCCGACATCTTCGGCAAGGAGGTCAGCCGCGATCTCTTGGCCCGGCTGCGCTACAAGGACCTCATCGCCAGCGGGCCGCGGTCGCCGCGGCCCGGGGCGCCGCATACCTTCGTGACCACGGAGACGTTTCTGGTGACCTTCGATCTGCAGAGTCTGCGGGACCTGCCGGAGTTGGAACTCCAAAGAAATGAGGGTTGA
- a CDS encoding UPF0489 family protein, protein MITEWEWIVPFKGRNHSGSVEQNFLCKAGNVYVMDNHRAALWCWLNELDLTTPHSLIHIDRHPDALQSRLDEWLKHLPSWAAGIDAYLGKTYQSDDFDCPVIRWDNYISIYLREFGDSLTTFRCLTHEDGDPPNFGHPMYSSPWELPENLSYWLAEREGPWIVNIDLDYFYCQFESDIRMMVSDDYIDAVATGLKDAMDRGTIGVLTLCLTPDSYTPGWTATETLAARILERLDLAFQLPNLVEPT, encoded by the coding sequence ATGATAACCGAATGGGAGTGGATCGTCCCCTTCAAGGGACGAAACCATTCAGGGTCCGTCGAACAGAATTTTCTCTGCAAAGCGGGCAATGTCTACGTGATGGACAATCATCGTGCAGCCCTGTGGTGCTGGCTGAACGAACTCGATCTCACCACACCCCATTCCCTCATACACATCGACCGTCATCCCGACGCGCTTCAGAGCCGATTGGACGAGTGGCTCAAGCATTTGCCAAGTTGGGCGGCCGGGATCGATGCCTATCTCGGGAAGACCTACCAGAGCGACGACTTCGATTGTCCTGTCATCCGCTGGGACAACTATATCTCCATCTACCTGCGGGAGTTCGGGGACAGCCTCACGACCTTCCGTTGCCTGACCCATGAAGATGGGGACCCACCGAACTTCGGCCATCCGATGTACAGTTCGCCATGGGAACTACCTGAGAATCTCTCGTATTGGCTTGCCGAACGGGAAGGGCCATGGATCGTCAACATCGACCTGGATTATTTCTACTGCCAGTTTGAGTCGGACATTCGCATGATGGTCTCCGATGACTACATTGACGCCGTAGCCACAGGCCTCAAGGATGCGATGGATCGTGGGACCATCGGAGTCCTGACACTTTGCCTGACGCCGGATAGCTACACACCGGGCTGGACGGCGACCGAGACTCTGGCTGCCCGGATTCTGGAGCGGCTTGATCTGGCTTTCCAGCTTCCGAATCTTGTCGAACCCACATAG
- a CDS encoding HEPN-associated N-terminal domain-containing protein gives MSRIDPANFRQDSVSDRYVCRKCFGDEDLKDIVRNDGDRGRCSYCRARRRKVLPLEEIAEFIEGRMRTFYGAAVDQLPYDSREGGYLGSHWDTQELLFDEIGLVIEARDHDRLMYDLLGEIEDDVWCEYDWLSLEFDDSMAFSWRDFRRITMSERRFFFHSVGASDVSHPDERSAGMFLVELAELIEELGLVRSVPVGQSYYRVRNQTVPPFEPTAAALGPPPARICLQSNRMNPPGIPMFYGAEDGPSAIAEARADEPVLARFQTEMPIILVDLAELPRIPGFFSSAPRRVRQGLSFLHQLTREMAEPVEQDNRVNVDYIPTQIVTEFFRDWPFSVGSPHGIRYVSALGSAAANVVLFAGPENVVDADASEDGAWLRLVEVEFP, from the coding sequence ATGAGCCGCATCGACCCCGCCAACTTCCGACAAGACAGCGTTTCCGACAGATACGTCTGCAGAAAGTGTTTTGGCGACGAAGATCTCAAGGACATTGTCCGGAACGATGGGGACCGCGGCAGGTGCAGCTATTGCCGCGCGCGTCGACGGAAGGTTTTGCCCCTTGAAGAGATCGCGGAGTTCATCGAAGGCCGGATGCGAACATTCTATGGCGCCGCAGTCGACCAGTTGCCCTACGATTCCCGTGAAGGTGGTTACCTGGGGTCGCATTGGGATACACAAGAGCTGCTTTTCGACGAAATTGGCCTCGTTATCGAAGCTCGAGATCACGACCGGCTGATGTACGATCTGCTGGGCGAGATCGAGGACGATGTCTGGTGTGAGTACGACTGGCTTTCCCTCGAATTCGACGACAGCATGGCGTTTAGCTGGCGCGATTTTCGACGCATTACGATGTCGGAGCGAAGGTTCTTTTTTCACTCTGTCGGCGCAAGCGATGTGTCGCACCCGGATGAACGTTCTGCCGGCATGTTTTTAGTGGAACTTGCAGAGCTCATCGAAGAACTGGGATTGGTGCGTTCGGTGCCTGTCGGGCAATCCTACTATCGCGTGCGGAACCAGACCGTCCCGCCGTTCGAACCTACGGCCGCCGCCCTTGGCCCGCCGCCTGCCCGCATTTGTCTGCAATCAAACCGTATGAACCCGCCTGGGATCCCTATGTTCTATGGCGCGGAAGACGGACCTTCCGCAATCGCCGAGGCCCGCGCAGACGAGCCTGTTCTGGCGCGCTTTCAAACCGAGATGCCGATCATCCTGGTCGACCTTGCCGAGCTTCCACGGATTCCGGGGTTCTTTTCGAGTGCGCCTCGGCGGGTTCGTCAGGGCCTGTCGTTTCTGCACCAGCTGACTCGAGAGATGGCGGAGCCGGTCGAGCAGGACAATCGTGTGAATGTCGACTACATCCCGACCCAGATCGTCACCGAGTTCTTCAGAGACTGGCCATTCTCTGTAGGGAGCCCCCACGGCATCCGCTACGTTTCGGCTTTGGGATCTGCGGCTGCCAATGTCGTGCTGTTTGCCGGTCCTGAAAACGTCGTCGATGCCGATGCGTCCGAAGATGGTGCTTGGCTGCGGCTTGTCGAGGTTGAATTTCCGTGA
- a CDS encoding PIN domain-containing protein encodes MARVIVNDASCLIDLRKGRLLHVLCTLPYEFIVPLPVRASEILDFTPQEWALLDGSGMATYDLPPAQVGQAFGIKKRHGRLSANDCFCLVTAQVHAEAILLTGDRLLRRVAEDNGIAAHGVLWVVDQLLRDSLCDPKLLETALTLWRDDKAVFLPNQLIDNLLRRLR; translated from the coding sequence GTGGCCCGCGTGATCGTCAACGATGCCAGCTGTTTGATCGATCTTCGGAAGGGTCGGTTGTTGCACGTCCTGTGCACCCTACCCTACGAGTTCATCGTGCCACTGCCCGTTCGCGCCAGCGAGATACTGGATTTCACACCTCAGGAATGGGCACTCCTCGACGGTAGCGGCATGGCGACGTATGACCTGCCGCCTGCCCAAGTCGGCCAGGCATTCGGCATCAAGAAACGGCACGGACGTCTGTCGGCGAACGATTGCTTTTGCCTCGTGACGGCACAGGTGCATGCAGAAGCTATTTTGCTCACCGGAGACCGTTTGCTGCGGCGCGTGGCCGAGGACAACGGGATCGCCGCACACGGCGTTCTATGGGTGGTCGACCAACTACTGAGGGACAGCCTTTGCGATCCCAAGCTGCTTGAAACGGCATTGACGCTTTGGCGGGACGACAAGGCGGTCTTCTTGCCAAATCAGCTCATCGATAACCTGCTGCGTCGGCTGCGATAA
- a CDS encoding ImmA/IrrE family metallo-endopeptidase, whose protein sequence is MFGQRLRLARKKAGLSMQGLADRTSPRITAQAISKYEADKMNPSSSVLVGLSKALGVSLDFLMGGQVEELVGVEFRKHSSTSARDRAHAEAIVIERLEDYLAIEDILEIAPPDDPFGDLVSDVVESYEELDLLARELRRHWKLGNDPIPSMSRLLEDKGIKVIEADFAERFDGLACEVRRSEGRSSTDVVVVSSRTNVERRRFNLAHELAHRVIRVTGNPAIKLEKAMNRFAGAFLIPTDHLIEEAGPSRSGMTYMEIMRLKRLYGVSAAAMLMRLGQVGILPQSMIDYAFRTYARRWRTSEPDEIRDDEGFGAFEHPQRFERLVWRALGEELISPVRAAQMLHLSLSTVEENIRG, encoded by the coding sequence ATGTTTGGACAACGGTTGCGACTGGCCCGCAAGAAGGCGGGCTTGTCGATGCAGGGGCTTGCCGACCGCACCTCACCAAGGATCACCGCACAGGCCATCAGCAAGTACGAGGCGGACAAGATGAATCCGTCCTCCTCGGTGTTGGTCGGTCTGAGCAAGGCTCTGGGCGTGTCGCTCGATTTCCTGATGGGGGGTCAAGTCGAAGAGCTGGTCGGTGTCGAATTCCGCAAGCATTCCAGCACCTCCGCGAGGGACCGCGCCCATGCGGAGGCCATCGTCATAGAGAGGCTGGAAGACTACCTGGCGATCGAGGACATCCTGGAGATCGCACCGCCGGATGACCCGTTCGGCGATCTGGTGTCCGATGTCGTCGAGAGCTACGAAGAACTGGACCTGTTAGCACGAGAGCTGCGAAGGCATTGGAAGCTCGGAAACGATCCAATTCCCAGCATGTCGCGGCTGCTTGAGGACAAGGGCATCAAGGTCATCGAAGCCGATTTCGCCGAGCGCTTCGATGGGCTGGCCTGCGAGGTACGTCGCAGTGAAGGCCGAAGTTCCACCGATGTCGTTGTGGTTTCAAGCCGCACCAATGTCGAGCGCAGACGGTTCAATCTGGCCCATGAACTGGCGCACCGTGTCATTCGGGTGACCGGAAACCCGGCGATCAAACTCGAGAAGGCGATGAACCGTTTCGCCGGTGCGTTCCTGATACCCACCGATCACCTGATCGAGGAGGCCGGTCCCTCTCGCAGCGGCATGACCTATATGGAGATCATGCGACTGAAGCGGCTCTATGGCGTGTCGGCAGCCGCGATGCTGATGCGTCTCGGACAGGTTGGCATCCTGCCCCAGTCGATGATCGACTACGCGTTTCGGACCTACGCACGGCGCTGGCGCACCAGCGAACCGGACGAGATACGGGATGACGAAGGGTTCGGTGCTTTCGAGCATCCGCAGCGGTTTGAGCGCCTGGTCTGGCGAGCGCTCGGTGAGGAGCTGATCTCGCCGGTACGCGCCGCTCAGATGCTGCACCTATCGCTGTCCACCGTTGAAGAGAACATCAGGGGATAG
- a CDS encoding DUF2188 domain-containing protein gives MTKKNQHVVPHKDGWAVKGAGNAKATAIHPTQQSAITQARDIARNQGSEMLIHGTNGRIRERNTYGKDPYPPEG, from the coding sequence ATGACCAAGAAAAATCAGCATGTTGTTCCCCACAAGGACGGTTGGGCCGTGAAAGGCGCCGGCAATGCGAAGGCAACGGCCATCCACCCGACGCAGCAATCCGCGATCACCCAGGCGCGTGACATCGCCCGCAATCAGGGCTCGGAAATGCTCATCCACGGAACCAACGGTCGCATCCGCGAGCGCAACACCTACGGCAAAGACCCCTACCCCCCGGAAGGCTAA
- a CDS encoding CBASS cGAMP-activated phospholipase, with protein MRRILCIDGGGIKGTQPAAFLAGLEEDLDEPIGRYFDLIAGTSTGGILAIGLALGIRAKTLLELYENRGPTIFGQAGDRSWLGRKARNARASLRHLVKPKHEASTLRDELHAVLGDKLIGEAETRLLIPAWDADQRSVYIYKTSHHPRLTKDYRKPALDAAMATSAAPTYFARHKTVDDVGLLDGGTWCNNPAGVATVEAISMLGWSPQDLHILSLGCVDEVYMLPESPGTAGLGFKALSLFMDGQSRGALGIAHHLTGDPHDRTAVHRYSPSVPEGFFSLDDTTKIQRLKGLGASSARHASPTLIPIFFQQPAEPFVPVHQLERNAA; from the coding sequence ATGAGACGTATCCTGTGCATCGATGGCGGTGGCATCAAAGGCACCCAACCGGCAGCCTTCCTGGCGGGTTTGGAAGAAGACCTTGATGAACCGATTGGCCGCTACTTCGACCTGATTGCGGGAACGTCAACCGGGGGCATTCTCGCGATCGGCCTCGCCCTCGGCATCCGGGCCAAGACCCTTCTGGAACTCTATGAAAATCGCGGGCCGACGATCTTCGGGCAAGCGGGAGACAGGAGTTGGCTCGGACGAAAGGCCCGGAATGCGCGCGCGTCGTTGCGTCACCTGGTCAAGCCGAAGCACGAGGCATCGACTCTTCGGGACGAGCTCCACGCCGTCCTTGGCGACAAGCTCATCGGCGAGGCGGAGACCCGGTTGCTGATCCCGGCCTGGGATGCCGATCAGCGCAGCGTCTACATCTACAAGACGTCGCATCATCCGCGGCTCACCAAGGATTACCGGAAGCCCGCGCTAGACGCCGCGATGGCGACGTCGGCCGCCCCGACCTATTTCGCGCGCCACAAGACGGTGGATGATGTCGGGCTCCTTGATGGCGGCACCTGGTGCAACAATCCGGCGGGCGTCGCGACCGTAGAAGCGATCTCGATGCTTGGCTGGTCTCCGCAGGATCTGCACATCCTGAGCCTCGGCTGTGTCGACGAGGTCTACATGCTGCCTGAATCCCCCGGCACGGCCGGACTCGGATTCAAGGCGCTCAGTCTTTTCATGGACGGGCAGTCCCGCGGTGCGCTCGGCATTGCCCATCATCTGACAGGCGATCCGCATGACCGGACGGCTGTTCACCGGTATTCGCCGAGCGTGCCGGAGGGTTTCTTTTCCCTCGACGACACCACCAAGATCCAGAGGCTCAAGGGGCTTGGCGCCTCGAGCGCCCGGCACGCGAGCCCCACCCTGATCCCCATCTTCTTCCAGCAACCTGCCGAGCCGTTCGTGCCCGTGCATCAACTCGAACGGAACGCGGCATGA
- a CDS encoding nucleotidyltransferase — protein MNQIFSHPLTDTAIQRRAQVFTILEEICQELEWTQTQFEKARTSYEAVADWLAGSSDPMLASLHVYLHGSGALGTSIKPIGRDEFDVDLISFILGLGPEIAPARLKAAIGKRLREHAYYASILEEKKRCWRLNYSGDFHLDISPTIANPNCMNGGELVPDRKLQDWQATNPRAYRTLFDERAALVPRMTQSIIAAQRDAATTEPFPVRQSVKGILRRTVQLLKRHRDLQFLHVQEEIAPISIIITTLAMRSYEMCVRRHVFADELQVLIDTIRLMPVFIERPLVNGRQIYAVWNETTQGENFAERWNEEPARVEAFYKWHSKALADFESLRDLVGLDAIVGSMKDNLGDKLVARTMNRRMDALNEGRKTGALMLGAGVGLTTQKSAASTPVLKNEFFGD, from the coding sequence ATGAACCAGATCTTCTCGCACCCCCTCACCGATACCGCCATTCAGCGGCGGGCGCAGGTCTTCACGATCCTTGAAGAAATCTGCCAGGAGCTGGAATGGACCCAGACCCAGTTCGAGAAGGCCCGCACCAGCTACGAAGCAGTCGCGGACTGGTTGGCCGGATCGAGTGACCCGATGCTTGCTTCCCTTCATGTCTACCTGCACGGCTCTGGCGCACTCGGCACCTCGATCAAACCGATCGGACGCGACGAGTTCGATGTCGACCTGATCAGCTTCATCCTCGGCCTCGGCCCGGAAATCGCACCGGCGCGCCTGAAGGCTGCAATCGGAAAGCGCTTGCGCGAACATGCCTACTACGCGTCGATCCTGGAAGAAAAGAAGCGCTGCTGGCGCCTGAACTACTCCGGTGACTTTCACCTCGACATCTCCCCGACCATTGCCAATCCGAACTGCATGAACGGCGGTGAGCTGGTGCCCGATCGCAAACTGCAGGACTGGCAGGCGACGAATCCTCGGGCCTATCGGACGCTCTTCGACGAACGAGCGGCTCTGGTCCCGAGGATGACGCAGTCGATTATCGCGGCACAGCGCGATGCGGCGACGACAGAGCCTTTCCCGGTACGTCAGTCAGTCAAGGGCATTCTGCGACGGACCGTGCAGCTCCTGAAGCGTCACCGGGATCTGCAATTCCTGCATGTTCAGGAGGAGATTGCACCGATCTCGATCATCATCACGACCCTGGCCATGCGATCCTATGAGATGTGCGTCAGGCGCCACGTTTTCGCCGACGAACTTCAGGTTCTGATCGACACGATCCGCCTGATGCCGGTTTTCATCGAGCGGCCCCTGGTCAATGGTCGCCAGATCTACGCGGTCTGGAACGAGACCACCCAAGGCGAAAATTTTGCCGAGCGTTGGAATGAAGAACCCGCGCGGGTAGAGGCTTTCTACAAATGGCACAGCAAGGCGCTTGCGGATTTCGAATCCCTGCGTGACCTCGTTGGCCTCGACGCGATTGTAGGCTCCATGAAGGACAACCTGGGCGACAAACTTGTTGCCCGGACCATGAACCGGCGGATGGATGCGCTGAACGAAGGGCGCAAGACGGGCGCTCTCATGCTTGGTGCCGGTGTCGGCCTGACAACCCAAAAATCGGCCGCTTCGACGCCCGTTCTCAAGAACGAGTTTTTCGGGGACTAG
- a CDS encoding endonuclease/exonuclease/phosphatase family protein translates to MSIRLMPGVLGAFLAGAWPATAEDFTFASWNIANLHHETGIPLREGSLPREDVDYERLAAVANELDADIIGLQEIGSLAALERIFSPDAYHLVMSDRYQVGDEEKPPEERDIFTAVALSREAFPDLPSIETVSAFSIQHIDLNQALDAADIRPTRSAIHVQFELEGEQVSFLNVHLKSSCHQYPLRDVEDQNFFNQQPFGSRFDCRTLKAQLAILENWIEVQHALGVRVVVAGDFNRRLNIAYRNPTRYEDFWAELNDGQPGNFMLRKGPEGRDNVCWPSHEDRFDEHIDLIVSDTEFLARFATASFDKVGLGFDEAPEYAGRARQRLSDHCPVRLVVGG, encoded by the coding sequence ATGAGTATTCGCTTGATGCCTGGGGTCCTAGGTGCGTTTCTGGCCGGTGCATGGCCAGCTACCGCGGAAGACTTCACATTCGCCTCATGGAACATCGCAAATCTACATCATGAGACGGGCATTCCGCTTCGTGAAGGCTCCCTACCGCGCGAAGATGTAGACTATGAAAGGCTTGCGGCCGTAGCCAACGAGCTTGATGCCGACATTATCGGTCTTCAGGAGATCGGATCTCTGGCCGCTCTGGAGAGAATTTTCTCTCCCGATGCTTACCATCTTGTCATGTCGGACCGTTACCAAGTTGGTGACGAGGAAAAACCGCCGGAAGAGCGAGATATCTTCACGGCTGTCGCCCTGTCCAGAGAGGCCTTCCCTGACTTGCCGTCGATCGAGACTGTTAGCGCGTTTTCTATTCAGCACATCGATCTGAACCAAGCATTGGATGCGGCAGATATTCGACCGACCCGATCAGCAATTCATGTCCAGTTCGAGCTCGAAGGGGAGCAGGTGTCGTTCCTAAACGTGCACCTCAAGTCTTCCTGCCATCAGTATCCTCTCCGAGATGTCGAAGATCAGAACTTTTTCAACCAGCAGCCTTTCGGTTCGAGGTTTGATTGCAGGACCCTTAAGGCGCAGTTGGCGATCCTCGAAAACTGGATCGAGGTTCAACATGCGCTCGGGGTCCGTGTGGTCGTCGCAGGAGACTTCAACCGGCGACTAAACATCGCATATCGCAACCCGACCCGGTATGAAGATTTCTGGGCCGAGTTGAACGACGGGCAGCCCGGAAACTTCATGTTGAGGAAAGGTCCAGAGGGTCGCGACAACGTATGCTGGCCAAGCCACGAAGACCGGTTCGACGAACATATCGATCTGATCGTCTCCGATACAGAGTTCCTAGCCCGCTTCGCGACCGCAAGCTTTGACAAAGTCGGCCTCGGCTTTGACGAAGCGCCCGAGTATGCCGGAAGAGCTCGTCAACGGTTGAGTGACCATTGTCCTGTGCGGCTTGTGGTTGGTGGGTAA
- a CDS encoding DUF6088 family protein: MDARSHAALPTQILDRISAEPAKVWTPGDFADAGSREAVDKALQRLAKSGELRRIERGLYDKPRLNKLTGKPSAPDYRAVIEAVARRDKARFVVDGMTAANTLGLTNAVPAKIEVLVDARLKPIELGNHKIVFKHAAPSRLYWAGRPGMYLVQALHWVHDAMQGETERSKIDRIIRKLLTDSNEGPKLTEDLRIGLSAMPIWMQDILRKPIMSAGAERNT; encoded by the coding sequence ATGGATGCTAGATCACATGCTGCTTTGCCGACTCAGATCCTCGATCGGATCAGTGCCGAACCTGCCAAGGTTTGGACGCCAGGAGATTTTGCGGATGCCGGTTCGCGCGAGGCCGTCGACAAGGCCCTCCAACGGCTTGCCAAGTCCGGCGAACTCCGTCGTATCGAACGCGGCCTCTACGACAAGCCGCGACTCAACAAGCTGACCGGGAAACCATCGGCACCGGACTATCGCGCTGTCATAGAAGCTGTCGCACGGCGGGACAAGGCGCGCTTTGTCGTAGACGGAATGACCGCGGCCAACACTCTCGGCCTGACAAATGCCGTTCCAGCCAAGATTGAAGTCCTGGTCGATGCCCGCCTGAAACCCATCGAACTGGGCAACCATAAGATCGTCTTCAAGCATGCTGCGCCCAGCCGACTCTACTGGGCGGGACGTCCTGGTATGTATCTTGTTCAGGCACTGCACTGGGTCCACGATGCCATGCAGGGAGAGACCGAGCGCTCGAAGATCGATCGGATCATTCGAAAGCTCCTGACCGATAGTAATGAGGGGCCAAAACTCACCGAGGACCTTCGCATCGGGCTCTCGGCCATGCCGATCTGGATGCAGGACATCCTGCGCAAACCGATCATGTCGGCAGGTGCGGAGAGAAACACATGA
- a CDS encoding nucleotidyl transferase AbiEii/AbiGii toxin family protein gives MTTEAFLEVIRAEPADRADLFLTTARRLGAPLINIEKDFWVCWTLNTLYHRLEKGGPRLLFKGGTSLSKAYGLINRFSEDIDVTVFRDDLGHPGSTAEIAALSNKKRKAALDAIAADCSQYITTELLVAVSEILATDTGGAGRVEIDDCDPTSQTLLVWYPRVDASETGYVQAAVKIESGAKSALDPNRPVTIAPYIDADLDALDLRVPDVTTIHAERTFWDKIVIVHGLRSWFERRGELRQDGQRISRHYYDLHSLLTSDVGASAVADLPLGMDCIEHARTFFNRPDYNLTAAVPGTFALRPIGDMIDRLARDYDNTQAMIFGDAPDFGEILSSIREIEDTLNRSA, from the coding sequence ATGACGACAGAGGCGTTCTTGGAGGTCATCCGCGCGGAGCCCGCTGACCGCGCTGACCTCTTCCTCACGACGGCCCGGCGGCTCGGTGCCCCCCTGATCAACATCGAGAAGGACTTCTGGGTGTGCTGGACACTCAACACCCTCTACCATCGGCTGGAGAAGGGCGGCCCGCGTCTACTCTTCAAAGGCGGCACCTCGCTTTCAAAGGCCTATGGTCTGATCAACCGGTTCTCGGAGGACATTGATGTCACCGTCTTCAGGGATGACCTCGGTCACCCTGGGAGCACTGCTGAGATCGCGGCGCTTTCTAACAAGAAGCGGAAGGCTGCTCTTGACGCGATTGCCGCGGATTGCAGCCAATATATCACCACAGAGCTTTTGGTGGCCGTCTCCGAAATTCTGGCGACCGACACGGGTGGGGCGGGTCGCGTCGAGATCGACGATTGCGATCCAACTTCTCAGACCTTGCTGGTCTGGTATCCGCGGGTGGATGCATCTGAGACCGGATATGTGCAGGCCGCGGTCAAGATCGAGTCAGGCGCGAAATCCGCCCTCGATCCGAATCGTCCTGTCACCATTGCGCCCTACATCGATGCTGATCTCGACGCACTGGATCTCAGGGTACCGGATGTCACGACGATCCACGCCGAGCGAACTTTCTGGGACAAGATCGTGATTGTTCACGGTCTTCGCAGCTGGTTCGAGCGGCGCGGTGAGCTTCGTCAGGACGGTCAGCGGATTTCGCGGCACTACTACGACCTGCACTCGCTCTTGACCTCGGATGTTGGCGCCTCGGCTGTCGCGGATTTGCCGCTCGGTATGGACTGTATCGAGCACGCCCGAACCTTCTTCAACAGACCGGACTACAATCTTACTGCCGCGGTACCTGGAACATTCGCTCTTCGACCGATCGGCGACATGATCGATCGCTTGGCCAGGGACTATGACAACACGCAAGCGATGATCTTTGGTGATGCCCCCGATTTCGGGGAGATCCTGTCGTCGATCAGAGAGATCGAGGATACTCTCAACAGAAGCGCGTGA